Genomic segment of Gloeocapsa sp. PCC 7428:
TAACTCGCGCGTGAGTGTCATCGCATCTAAATGGATATCGTTTAAAGGCAGTTGCTTGACTTGTTGTAGCGTATCGATTGCAAGTTGCGAAGCAACACTACCTCCTTCATGACCGCCAATTCCATCACAGACAATTGCTACTGCGGGTGCTGATGTTGTGGTAGTCCCACTCGGAGGATAGCACGCATCTTCATTGCGTTGTCGCGTTGGTCCTGTGTCTGTGAGTGTACTAATGACTAGCTTTCGTACTTGCGATCGCCCAAGTTCGGTAAGACCTCGATCTAATGCGGTCGTCAAAGAATCTGCATTGAGATTGCCTTCGATCATCGAATGGCACAACTGCGCGAGAAATTCCGCAATACTGGGTTGTGCTTGATCGACTAACTCTAGCCATAACCGTCCTAATTCAGCAATTGTCGGTTGTGGTTGTTGCGATCGCAACTGTAATAACCGCACTAAAGAACCTTCGACGCGCACTAGCTGTAGATCGAGTAAACTCGACGCGACTCCTTCACTACTCAGGGGTTGCCACAATTGGGCAATTTGCCATAGCCAATTCAACTGTCGCAGCGACGTTGCACCTTGCCACGCTTCAGCTAGTGCTGGCAATAACTGTCCCGCCAGCGGCGTTCCTTCCGCATAAATTGGTGCCTCTAATAATAAAACATCGCAATCAGCGCGTCCTGGCAAAAATCCATAAACTTGCGGAACTTGGAGACGGTAAGGAATTAATCTTAAATATGGTTTTGTCGTTGCCGTAATTTCACACGCTTGTGCTTCGGATGGTAAACCTGGCTTTGTGTCAAGAAAGACGCGTTCACTTGTGAGTAAATACCGTTGCGCGATAACTTCCCCGATTTGGTATTTTTCAATATCCGATCCTACTGCCCATAGGTAGCGCTTTGGCAGAAACGTACCGCATTGCTGGCAATATTTGTCGCGTTCGTCATTGACAGCTTTGCAGTATTCGTTTGGACATTGGAGCATTGCTGCTTCATTCTGCATAGTTTTCGCACCGATCAGCCATTGAGAATTTTGTACAGCCGTGGTTGTACAAACTGATTAGCTTCTAAATTGCCACATTGAGAGCTTTGTGCAAAATGTTTCCTCGTTTCCTCCGCTGTAAAGACGCGTTTCATAAAATTGATTTTCTCTGCTCTGATACAAACTGTCTAATTTTATGATAGGGTTCGCCTGGGGCAATGCTGCCACTTCTCTACTTGCACTCGACTATAAAGTTAATGATGGTTTCTTTACATCAACAGAAGTTGAAATATCTTCTTCTTAAAAAGAGATTTATTTTTACCCGTCATGGTTCCCTTCCTTCAGATAATCGGTTAAGATCCAAGCTCATTATTTTTTCAACAATATATCTATTAATCGAATAGTTGTCTATTTTTTTAAAGTAAATATTTATTTCAATAAAAACTTGAAGCGCTTACCACCAAATTCAAAGGTGCTATATTTAATCGTTATTGTAGCGCATTTTTAAATAATTCGTGAATTATCTATGCTCCTTAGCAGGACTGGGCAATCACAGCTTTGAGTGTTAAGGAGAGGCTTGTTTCAAAAAATAATTTGATAACACTTGTGGGTATTCTTTTTTTTCATAAATCGTTGGCGTTCTGCAATTTATATAGTAAATAATTTGTAGATTACTCTGCAATAATAATCATTACAAAATTAACTTTGTGATTGAGTGCTATAACTCAAAATTATTCGTTATTAATGACTAGCCTCAGCATTATTCATTAAATAACCATTCAGAATTAGCTGAAATGCTGTGCTTCTGACAAATATCAAATTACGCCGTTGGAAAGATGCGATCGCGCATAGTGTTCTTTAACCTGTAGAAATTAGTTAATTGTAGAATTACCATCCAAATTTATGGCAAGCGAACAAGAAAAAGATACTCATCGCGCGGTGAATCCTGGCGATGTTATTTCCGATCAACCTGAATCAGTTGAAGAAAAAGCTCAGCAACTTGCGGTAGATTCTCCTGATATTACTGGCGATCACATCCAGGTTCCCGCTTATTTTGTCGTAGACGAGCCAGATGGAGAGGAAAAGGCGCTACATCACGTTAAAGATGCAGAAGAAATCTCAGATGTCATTAGACAAGCACGCGTTGACGAAGACGGCGAACGTAAGTGGTGGTAACCGTTAGTTTGTGTTAGTGCAAAAACTAGATGTACCAAAACGGTCATATTGAAATTATCCAGGGAGTCAATGCTATCCCTGGATATTAATTTTATTTCGTTATTTTGCCATTGAAATGCAGTTATTGATAACTAATTTTTACTTTCTTCAGCTGCAACTTGAGGAATACCCATACTGTAGTTAACGACGCGTCCGCGCAGGTTGTAGCTGATTTGACCAGTTTGTAAGAGATGACGTACAAAATGCTCTAAATCTGACCCAATCCGGCGGAGATTGTAATCCGTTAAATCTGCACCAGTATAAGATTCTACTAATTCATCAAACTTGCGATACACCTGCTGGAGAGCATCTTCATTCCAGTTGAATTCGTTGTCTGGGTCTACATCCAGCGTCAAGACTTGGTTGCTAGGAACTAACTCACCATCTTTATCAACTTCAGCAGAAAAGATGCGTATATGGCGAGTTGTGGACTTAAGAAGCTGATCTTCCATAGGTGGATGACTGAACAGAAGGAATCACACTGAACTTATTCTAGACTTAATCTGCATCAGTTTTTCCATAAAGATGTGCTTGCGCTACGTGCAGCGCCGTTGTGCGATCGCTTAACGCGAAATCATCCCTGTTTGACGCGCATACGCGAAAATCCCGCCAGCGTCAATCACAGGTTCTACCTCACCTAAAGGCTTGAGCGCATAAACTTTATTCAAAGAATGATTCACAATCTGGTTTCGGTCAAAATCAATCGTTACCTCTTGTCCTGTTTGAAACTCATCGCATAAGCGTTCCACGGATTCCCACGGATAAAGTTCGCCTGTCGCAGCGCAGTTACGGAAAAAGATCCGTGCATAAGACTGGGCGACAACCGCTTCTACGCCTGATGCGCCTAAAGCGATCGGCGCGTGTTCGCGCGAAGATCCACAGCCAAAGTTTTCTCCCGCCACAATGATTGGATAGGTTGTTTTCATCTGTCCTGGAGCAATAAATTTACCATACCTATCCGGTAATCCCACTAAAGCATAGCTTCCTAGCTTCTCGTACTCATCAGGCTTTGAAGGAACTAGCGTCAAATACTCCGCAGGAATAATCTGGTCGGTGTCGATGTTGTCATCTACAACAAAAATTTTACCTTGAATCACTTTATTCATTAGTAGTCTCCTCCAACTTTGGACGATTTTACACTTGTTTTGAAATGCTTAACCGCAGCACAGTAAAAATTAAGCACAAGTATCTCCGTGCTATCTAATAACGTTTTGGTTAGCAAATTTTTAACATTATACATTTTTAGTTTAAGTTGTTCTTTGAAAGTTAAACTTAACTCTTTTTGTATTTTATGTGTTAATCAATACAAGTAATCTGTCAGTACTCATGTTTCAACTGAAACTTATAAACATCACAAAGCGTCATCAATAAAAAAGCTTAGAAAAGTCTCACAAACTCCTTACAGAAACTTTATTGTATTTCAGCTTAAAGGCTGAATAATAGTGATTGACTACATTGCTCCTACTCTCAAGGATTTGTCCATTATGTAAAGAAAAGTTAAAGTGAGATAAATTAAATGCTCCGGTTCAGATTGAAAAACAAACGTTTTAAAAAATTAGCTTAAGACCAATTAACAGTTATCTACTTAATTACTACAAAAAATCAAAACATTTAAAGATATGAAATCTGACGCAATCCCACCCCAATCAAACAAAGCCGAAGTCAGCGTTTATGAGTGTAACATTCAACTTAAGTTTCGACTCATTGAAGAGAAATGTGCTTTACGCAATCGCGATGACTTACTAGAGTTGCTGATCGAGGCGTTTGCTAACGGGGCTGACGAGTATATGGAACCCTTACACGCGCACGTAGACGCACAGGAGATTTCTGAGCTAGAAGCCTCGCCTCAAATGCGCCGTCAACTGATGCGGTTGCGGAATTCATTGGATTTAGCCTAAAGTCAGATTTTTTTTGTTAAGGTGTTGACAAAACTGAGGAGAAGTAGCTATTCTAATAAAAGTGCAAATCAGACGCCCCCATCGTCTAGAGGCCTAGGACACCTCCCTTTCACGGAGGCGACGGGGATTCGAATTCCCCTGGGGGTATTATAAAACCCACTTGTAAGGCGTTGTAGAAGCCAAAGTGCAACTCAGCGATATGCTTTAACAAGTATTTAAGAACTAAAAAAGGTAAAAGGGAGAAGACAAGCGGTATGAGGTTAGTGTCGTCTCCAAATCATATACTCAAAGATGTTGCGGAGCTTTAACCGTCACTTGACTTCTACCTCTCGCCCTTCGCCTTTCTAGCTAAAGACTTCCGTGACTCGTTGGCGAATAGCAACTAAGTTTGTTTGCATATCTTTACTAAGGCGGCGCTCAATAATTGAGACGGGCATAGTGCGCTTTGGTAAAACACAAACGATGTATTCTAGGTTTGTTCCGGCGCGCTCAGCTAAAAAACACGGCTCTAAGCACCAGCTACCAGAAAAATCTTTAAAGTCACCTTCAATCATTTGAAAATCAATTTTTTGTGGAAACTTCTCTTCTAAGTCGAGGATGACGCGGGCGGAGAAATTGAAATTCAGCAAACGCTGGGTGCCAACTTGTTCTAGACGGATACCACCTTTAGGGTGTTCAAGGCGCTGACTGCGAGCAAGGTTCGGGATAAAGTCGGCTAATGTCTCATAATCAGTGAGGACTTGCCACACTTGCTCGATTGCGTGTGGGATGTGGATGCGTGCAGAAATACGACGATAGCGCTCAGCTAAGCGCTCAGTTTGCACTTCTACCGTCTGTAACAGCGCTGTTGCAGCGGTATTGGATAAGTCTACTTCTAGGTTAGGGTTGTAGTCTTGAGTCACAGTTGTTCTAAGTTTGAGCTTGGTCAAAAGTTAAGGGTAGCGTAAGCGTAAAGCAAACTTCACTACTGCCATCACTTGCAGTACTAGAAACGGCGATCGCACCATTAATATGTTGTACCAAACACTTTACCAAAGCCAAACCCAAACCAGTGCCTTGAATCGCTTGTTGAGTCACACCTTGACCGCGACGAAATTTATCAAAGATATGCGCGACGTCTTCGGTTGAGATTCCAGAACCACGGTTGGTAATTTGCAGGACAATTTGATTATTTTGATGCCGTGCTTGAATGTCAACTTTAGAGTTGGGTTCAGAATATTTACCAGCATTCGTCAAAAGTTCTTGCACAATACGATGCAAGCTTTCTGCATCCGTTTGTAACATTAAAGGCGTTTTTGGCACATTGACTGTAAAAGTCAGTCCTTTTTCTGTCCATTTGTCTTCAAACGAACGAGCAATATTCTTCAGTTGCGCAGTGAGATTTACAGATTCTACATTTAAAAGTGCTTTATGCGATTCGAGTTCTTGAAGCTTCAGCAGATCGTTAATCAGATTGATCTCTTGCGAACACTGTTGCTCTAGAATATCTAAATACTTAGCTTGTCGCTCTGGGGATATTCCTGGTTGACGGAGCATCCGAATTGCGAGGCTCATGCTTGTCAGTGGCGTCCGCAATTCGTGATTCATCGTACTGACGAATTCGTCTTTTAACTGATTGAGTTGTCGCAACTGATCAATTTGCTGACGAGTTTTTTCGTAGAGTTTAGCTTGGACTTCTAGGCTGCGCTGTAGTTGTGCTGTGCGCTCATCTACTAGCGATTGGACTTGTCGCAAAGTCTGACTTTGAATAATCGCCGTACTGACTTGAGTACCGACGAGTTCGAGTAAAGCTAGCTCATCTCCTTGCCAAGGGTGAGCGCAAGAATGCTGTAGTACCATAAACCCCAACACTGTACCTTGATTTTCCAGAGGCAGCATGGCTAAAGCGGGCCAAGCCTGAAAATCAAAGATAGGGTTAGTTTCTTGCGTGAAGTTAAGTTTAGATGAATCTTCTTGACTATTAATAATAATAGGTTGGGGAAAGTTGAGTAGCGCTTGCTGGCATAACCAACTTTCAGATATTGGGAATTGGATATTAGAAAGATAATTAGCAGTTTCTGAGTTAGAACATTGCCATTCGCAAGCAACTGTAGCTGTAGCTTTAGGTATTTTTTTCTGCTGGCGGACTTTGAAGCGAGGATCGGTATATTTTAACGTTATGATGCAACCGCGCTCGACTTTAAGTGCTTGTGCTGTACGCGAGAGTGCTAGCTGAAAAATTTGATTTAAGTCTAAAGAACTACGGCTAGCCATTGTTATCTGGTTGATCAATGTTTGATACTGCGCTGAAGTTTCGACTTGCTGCTGTAAAGAAGCGATCAACCGATTTTGGGTAATTTGAGCAATGGCGATCGCTACTGATGTCGCCACAGCCAAAGCACTTTCTATTTCTTCCTCACTCCAACAATAGGGCTGTGCGCGTATAAAACTGACAACTCCGCTAATTTTTCCATCGTACCGAAGCGGGATACCCAAAATAGAGCCTACTTCTATTGGCAACTGTACTGTTAGATTCTGATCGGAAGTTGCCTGCACGTTATCAAATACAAAGTTCTGAGACTCTGCGTATGCGAGTGCAAGTTGTTGTAGCGAAAGCAAAAGTGGTTGTAGGGGAACTGTGATGTCGCTATTAGAACACCAATGACCTACAGATTGAGCAGTGTTTTGCTGCTTTGATGTTATGACAATCGTACACCAGTCTACTTGGAAAGCTTCTCCGAGGATCTGTGCTATTTCTTGTAGCCGTCTTTCGTCGTCACAAGCATTTAAGATAATTTGATTGATTTGATATCCTAGACGGGCGGATTCTTGCTGGTGCTGCATCAATCTAACTGAATATTTTGGCGAGCAATTAGTTTCACCTGGGCAAGGAGATGGCGACGATAAAAGCGGCTTCATCTTTGATCTGCTTGATTGTAGTACTCGCATAGTTGGAAACGATGCTCGCAGAAGCATCCAATTTTTAAGTTTGACCGTATCTTGTCGTTATATGTTGCCCAAGGACTAGTGGACATAACTGCTCACCCTGTGGTTAATACCTTTCCACTTAAGATGCCCTAATTAAGTGAGAATTGCATAATAGAATATTGAAAAAATATAAAAGAATTCATAAAACTAATGTTGATGATTTCTTGCTCCACATTATCCTGCTTGTAGCTATAGAGAATCAGTAAATTCGCTGATTATGAGCAGTTTTTTATTGAGGAACGAGCAACTTAAAAGCTTAGACAAAACTCGTTTTTTGCTGAGAAGTCTTAAGTTTTTGCGTGAAAATTTTAGAGTGGCGAGAATGCGTTACCCGCCACTACCCGTAAGTTACTGAAAAGCTTAAGAGATTTTCAGTAAGGTGCTATTTTGGTAGGCTGTTTATACTTAAGGGAATTAAATCTCCGTAGGTCGTTAACCCCAACAGCATCGATTCTTGTGGCTGAATTAATTGTCCTGTAATTGCACAGTATTCTTCTTTTTGGGCTGTAGCGGGAATACTGGCGCGAATGTCAGTTGATGGATGAATGCGATCGCCCGATTTATGCTGTACGTATTTCCACAGAATATCGCGGATCAATGCTTGATAACCCTGATTTCCAGCAAGTTCTTTTAATCGCTCTTTGAGTTCTCTTTCCAAGCGGATGCTGGTGACTTCCATTTCTGTAGTTGCGGTACGTGTGAGTGTATGCATTTTTTCTCCTGAAATATCTAGACAGGTTAGTAATACAAGTGTAGTATGTTTAAAGTAATGTTCAAGTAACTCAATCAACCGTTAGCGCTCGACTTATCGTTTTGAGGCAAAATGCTAATCGGTGTCAAGCAAGCTACTGTTAACGCAAGAGATAAACTTCTGTGACTATAAACTTTACTTCGATTTCGGCAATCTTGACTCAAGGGACTCGTCTTTGGGAATCAGAAGCTATGGAAGTAGAGATTAAAGCACTTAGCAATGCTGTACAACACACAAGCCGCGACGCAAGCGCAAAGAGATATGAAAACTTAGCAGATTTGCTTGATGATGAGCTAGAAGCTGCACTACAACCAAAGAAGCCAAGCGGGAGGTATAGATGGCGTGCTATACCTACACAAAGATAGAAGTCAAAGTCTTTATCCAGCCCCCGCTTCTGGCGTACAGAAGTGGGGGTTTTTTATATAGATAGGAGACGAGTTGTCATGATCGCAAGCCAAGTGTTAGAGCAATCGGTAGTCGTATTTTCCAAAAATTACCTGCCGATCAGTAAAATCAATGTACGACGAGCTATTCAACTATTGATTGCAGGTAAAGCAGAAGCACTCGATTTGACGCAGGAAAGTTGGTTAGTGCGATCGCCGAGTATCGTACTTGTGGTTCCAGCATACATCCGGTTAACGGTGGCGAGTGTCGAACGCATCTGGAAGGTTCCACCAGTCAATCGACGCGAAGTGTTGCGGCGCGATAACTATACTTGTCAATACTGTGGTAGCCATAAACACCTGACACTCGATCATGTCATTCCCGTGTCGAGAGGTGGCTTGCACACTTGGGATAACGTTGTCACAGCTTGCGAACGGTGTAACCAACGCAAAAGCGATCGCACTCCTATTGAAGCAAGTATGCCCTTACACACCAAACCAAAAGCCCCAATGCATCCCACAGTGGCTTTTGCCGAGCAATTTTGGCGAGCCGAGCCATTTCCACCTGAAATAGGAGGAACTTCAAAGCACAATGCTGAAACTAACATATCTTAATAATGGCTTCGATTTAGAGCATCTAACACAACCGTTAGAAGAATGGGTTGCCCTCCGAGTCATTTTGGCACTGCGCGTAGGTCAGCCTATCAGTGTCGAACCTAGCACGGCTTCATTTTTATTACCCGTTGATTTACCAGGGTTAGATTCGCTTGTGGTTGAAGCGCAACGCTTAGGCGGGGATGTTATGACGCTGTGTGCTTGTGATGCAGAGTTTATTGAAATCTCGCTCCACGGAACTTGGCTTGCATTTGATAGCAAAACTGAAGAAGGTATCTTTGTCACTAATCTGTATTATGTCGTTGAGTTTTTACTGTTTAAGCTTTGGCAAGAAGCCCAAATAGGTGCAACGGTAGTTGGCGAGTAAAAGTATTTGAGCGCTGTGCCTGATGGAATCTAAGCCCTTAGATAGGGTATGCACTCTATTTCCCGATCTTAAGCTGAATGTGTGTTCAGTTATATCATGCGAGAAAGTAGATATGTCTAGTGGTCATGCCGATCATAAAGGTACTTCTGACAAACCTAATACAAATGCTGAAGGTGTCATGGATATTGCAGCGGATAAAACCGTCGATCCTGAAGATCTTCTACCCGAAGGAGCTACCACAAACACGACAAGAACTCAAGAATTTGTAGATTATCCTCCTGCAACGCAACGCCCACAAGAAGAACCGAATTCGTAATCGAGTAGATTCAACTATAGCAATCTTAAATTGTTTGTATAAATCTCCATTTTTTAGACTGCTTGCATGAATCACAAACGCCCTCTAACTGAAGTCAGGGGCTACTCTAACAAAGTGTACGAAAGTACACTTTAGTAAGACTTTTATCAATAAGTTTACAGTGGTAAATTTTCTTTTGTTTAGCTGCTAATTTATTCGTCAAGCATTCATGCAGGAGGTTTTTTGGATACTTTGTGGTTTGTTTTCAAAAATGAAAACTCAAATCGAATTGCTATTTAGGTGTCGTTTGTGAATGTAGTTTTTGAAAGGAGAGTTCTGCAAGTAGAAACCTGTAGCTCTATTTTTTATTAAAAATTGGCAATAAATTTTAAACTATCTGTGATAATAACGCAGTTCTTCAACAAAACAACGTCAAAGTCAAATTAAATCTAATTTAAATTATTTTTCATCTTTGTTGCTAAAAAATGGCTGATATTAAATCATTAAAGCAAGTTTCAGATACGATTTGGGAAATTCCGATTTCATATAAAGAAGGAATGCGTGTTCCAGCGCGTATTTATGGAACACAAAAA
This window contains:
- a CDS encoding NAD(P)H-quinone oxidoreductase subunit M: MEDQLLKSTTRHIRIFSAEVDKDGELVPSNQVLTLDVDPDNEFNWNEDALQQVYRKFDELVESYTGADLTDYNLRRIGSDLEHFVRHLLQTGQISYNLRGRVVNYSMGIPQVAAEESKN
- a CDS encoding 3-isopropylmalate dehydratase small subunit produces the protein MNKVIQGKIFVVDDNIDTDQIIPAEYLTLVPSKPDEYEKLGSYALVGLPDRYGKFIAPGQMKTTYPIIVAGENFGCGSSREHAPIALGASGVEAVVAQSYARIFFRNCAATGELYPWESVERLCDEFQTGQEVTIDFDRNQIVNHSLNKVYALKPLGEVEPVIDAGGIFAYARQTGMISR
- a CDS encoding Npun_R1517 family heterocyst differentiation transcriptional regulator; translated protein: MKSDAIPPQSNKAEVSVYECNIQLKFRLIEEKCALRNRDDLLELLIEAFANGADEYMEPLHAHVDAQEISELEASPQMRRQLMRLRNSLDLA
- a CDS encoding SRPBCC family protein, whose translation is MTQDYNPNLEVDLSNTAATALLQTVEVQTERLAERYRRISARIHIPHAIEQVWQVLTDYETLADFIPNLARSQRLEHPKGGIRLEQVGTQRLLNFNFSARVILDLEEKFPQKIDFQMIEGDFKDFSGSWCLEPCFLAERAGTNLEYIVCVLPKRTMPVSIIERRLSKDMQTNLVAIRQRVTEVFS
- a CDS encoding GAF domain-containing sensor histidine kinase, with translation MQHQQESARLGYQINQIILNACDDERRLQEIAQILGEAFQVDWCTIVITSKQQNTAQSVGHWCSNSDITVPLQPLLLSLQQLALAYAESQNFVFDNVQATSDQNLTVQLPIEVGSILGIPLRYDGKISGVVSFIRAQPYCWSEEEIESALAVATSVAIAIAQITQNRLIASLQQQVETSAQYQTLINQITMASRSSLDLNQIFQLALSRTAQALKVERGCIITLKYTDPRFKVRQQKKIPKATATVACEWQCSNSETANYLSNIQFPISESWLCQQALLNFPQPIIINSQEDSSKLNFTQETNPIFDFQAWPALAMLPLENQGTVLGFMVLQHSCAHPWQGDELALLELVGTQVSTAIIQSQTLRQVQSLVDERTAQLQRSLEVQAKLYEKTRQQIDQLRQLNQLKDEFVSTMNHELRTPLTSMSLAIRMLRQPGISPERQAKYLDILEQQCSQEINLINDLLKLQELESHKALLNVESVNLTAQLKNIARSFEDKWTEKGLTFTVNVPKTPLMLQTDAESLHRIVQELLTNAGKYSEPNSKVDIQARHQNNQIVLQITNRGSGISTEDVAHIFDKFRRGQGVTQQAIQGTGLGLALVKCLVQHINGAIAVSSTASDGSSEVCFTLTLPLTFDQAQT
- a CDS encoding HNH endonuclease encodes the protein MIASQVLEQSVVVFSKNYLPISKINVRRAIQLLIAGKAEALDLTQESWLVRSPSIVLVVPAYIRLTVASVERIWKVPPVNRREVLRRDNYTCQYCGSHKHLTLDHVIPVSRGGLHTWDNVVTACERCNQRKSDRTPIEASMPLHTKPKAPMHPTVAFAEQFWRAEPFPPEIGGTSKHNAETNIS
- a CDS encoding alr0857 family protein, coding for MLKLTYLNNGFDLEHLTQPLEEWVALRVILALRVGQPISVEPSTASFLLPVDLPGLDSLVVEAQRLGGDVMTLCACDAEFIEISLHGTWLAFDSKTEEGIFVTNLYYVVEFLLFKLWQEAQIGATVVGE